The Brassica napus cultivar Da-Ae chromosome C1, Da-Ae, whole genome shotgun sequence DNA segment GTTAGACAGACGCTACTGGCCATTACATATTACTCggttttgaataaaattttcagtttGAGTTCCTAACCTATGCTTCTCAATTATTAGGGAAGAACCGGGAGAGCCTTCCTCTTCTCCCACGCAATGAACATCGTGGTTGGGCCTAAAGAAGACCGGAATCTTCTAACGGGTCTCCACACCGTGGCTGACATATCTTGTGCTGACTGCAATGAACCCTTGGGCTGGAAGTACGAGCGAGCCTACGAGAGCTCACAAAAGTACAAGGAGGGCAAGTTCATATTCGAAAAGGCTAAGATTGTCAAGGAGGAGGATTGGTAGTGAAAGCAACATGTTGAATTCATTATTGGATTGACTCAAAAACTGTACATAGATAAAACCTTGGCTTTGTCGATTCCAATCTTTATGGATTTCACAAGTCTATCATCATCCATTATTCGGTTCGTTATCTCTCGCCTGCATGCTGTTAAATATGCCAGTTTCTTGTGTTTAAGTGgatgtttatataatatatatacattaattatgGATATGTTCTTCGTTCAAGGCTTCTCTGTAAATGAAGTTAAGTCAGACCTTTATTtgtgaataataataatatacttgAAGATAATCAATCCATAGGAAGAAAGAACTGCGTGCCGTTTTCTCGGTCATGCACCTAACATCGACGTAGACAACCTGCTGTTTTATGTCTACCACAGCCAACTGTTCGCCGTTTTTTTGACGAATTGCCAACGAAAGTTGAGCAATGTGactacagagagagagagggaaagagATGTATCTGAAGAAGCCGAACTGGAGCGATGGCCCGTCAGCGACGCCGGAGAATCCGTCGGAATCGGAGAACGGTGAGGAGACCGACGCGGCGACGATGGTAGTTGAAGAGCTGGTGACATCACTCAACACACAGAGACTCTACAGGGAGCTAACACTATCCCTCCGAACAGGCTTACGCGACGCTTGCGCTGAATTCTCCTTCCTCCGCATCCGCGGCCTTCGATCTCTTCTCAAAACTCTCCGATCTATCGCCGAATCAGACTCCATCATTCGCCTCTTCTCCCACACCCAAACCGTCTCCGATCTCCAACGTCTGAATAATCTTAATTTCTCCCTTTGTTGCCGTGTTGTAATGTGTttctctgatgatgatgatgtgaaTCGTCGTGATTTCGCAGTGGTTCCGGTGCTTTTTCGACATTCGTTGAAAGAAGCGGAGGATGATAGAGTGACGAGCTTAGATCACATATTCAGCGTTGAGCCGATGAAGATAACGAGTCCTTCTACGGATGATGAGGTCGCGGTTGCTCTTAGGGTTCTCGAAGGGTGCTGCCTTCTCCATCCTCAGAGCACTGTTCTCGCTCATAAACACGGCGCAGTCCGCGTAAGACTTATATTTGTCTAACATTTGATTAGAAGTGGTAGGCAATTACCTGATTAGGTGCATAGAACTTCAATAGAACTCTAGAAAGTAGAACACTTGTGCACTTAATCTGTATAATAATTATCAGTTTTCATACTAGCTGGATTCTTCATTCATAAgaagtttcttttatatatgttataggTAATGATGAATATATTGTCAACACGAGGAGTACTTGAGCAAGGTGCCTGCTTAGATGCCTTAATCTCAATCTTGCTGGATTCTTCAGCAAACCAGGTGGTAAGTATTCATCTTCTCTGTTCTGAACAAACTGGCTTTTGAACTTCACttgatatttttctcatttatccttttgtattttttttgttgacagGATTTTGGAGCCTGCAATGGGATTGAGGAGGTTGCAATGCTCATGCGAGACAAACAAGCTGATGAAAATCTCAGGTGGAATTTCCCTTGCaagtttttcttctctttttttttttccaatgagCCATTAGATTACTAATAGCTGTCAGCAAAGATTCATTTCCTATTTGTCGCTTCTGATTTTGATGTTGTCGGTAGCTTTTGGATCTGTTTCCTTGTCAAAATCATAGAATAGCCTTTTGCATTGTCTAGTATGCTCATGCATTCTCAAGAGTTTCCTACTCTGAGGTCATTGGTAGTGGCATCAACAAGATTGTCCACTTCGTGTCAAAAAGTTTCGTTTATTTGGGCTCTTTCGGTCATGTTATAGTTCTTACTGATTCACAGGTTAAGATGCGGAGAGTTCTTACTACTGTTAGTTGGACATGTGAATGGGAAGGATCGATCGCCCATTGCGAGTGTAAATGAAGACATTAGGCGCCTTTTGGGTGAAAAATCCGCTTCTTTGATATGGGCTGCGAGTCAATTCGGTTCAACAGGTGATCCTGAGCAAAGAATCACTGCTCTTCACATCCAGGCTGGTAGAGTGCTCGAGTCCCTTGACTTGTACTAATTGTCAAACTCCGTCtgttgattctttttttttccctctTTAAATGTGTGTAAAAAACTATCCAAACTCTTCAATATCATTTACCATTATTCTTCTATGCTTGGAGGAACTTTTGTATTAGCCTCTCACATCATATTTCTGTGCATTAAATCATTATCTTAATCTCAACGCACTGATGTCATTCTTGcctacaaaatacaaaatacaaaatcaGTTAATGATGCACTAAATAATAACCGGTTACCGGTCACTTGAAaaattaggcctgggcatttggATCCGGTTTGGGTTTTTCGGGTCTTAAATATTTAGATCCAATAGAATGATTAAAATTTGTCGGTTTGGATTTTGTCGGGTCGAATGGGTTCGGCTTTAAATAGGTGGATCCAATAGGGTAATTAGAATTTGTCGGTTAGGGTCCATGTTGGATTTGGTTCGGGCATGTCGGTCTGGCcaaaaaataccaaaaacacaaaaaaaaaaaaaaaatatttgaaaatatttaaatattcgaaaaatatttaaaagtctACTTAAAATTTGAcctaaaacatgaaaaatacccaaaattttatttgattaccctaagtatattttttaaaaaaatctaaaattttacttgAAACCCAAAAACCATACCCGAAAACCCTAATATGAaacttaaaaatcaatatctatactatactaaaagggatatatatatatataatcatcagATAGCACGTCCACCTCGGACAAGAAAATCGACCAATCAGGTTATAACGTTTTGACACGTCATATGGGCTTTGCGTCATCAGGAGACCCGAGAAAATGCGCACCCGAGCTTGCCCTTCCTCATATCTTGGCTGAAATCCAGTTTCTCTTCGATCGGCGGAGGGACGATCCAGTTTCTGTAACGTTGCGTTGTGATTTATTCGTCTTAAATCGTCTTAATTCGCAATCCCACTACGAAACTTTCGTTTGCGTTGTCCGTCGCCGAGATCGTGTATAAATATGCTCCACTGCGATATCAAACTCCGACGAGTTAGGCACCAAACAATCCGCCACAGCGCTGCTGACGAAGATCTGCCGCTGACACACGTTGTTCCTCCAATCTTCCAGCCCAATCGCTTCTGTAATTAGATACGTCAATGGCAGTGGCGGCTGCGTCGCGGTTTCTGATGTTTGGTGCGGTAAAGGATTAGGGTTCTCGACGGATGCGGTGTCGATGGATCCTCCGAGGAGGAATCTTCCGCCGTCGCGTCGCAAAATCGACGTGGACAAGAACAGTTCGAACCAAACAGAGGTAAAGGTGGTAGCTTTATGTTCTGTGTATCTAATTGCAAGTCAAAGTTTGAGTCTTTTTTTGGTGGTGTTTTTAGTTTAGAATGCCGTTTCTGATTACCGGGCAAGCTATTGACTGGTACAGTGAATGAAAGGATGAAATCggatctcttttcttttctactTTTGTTGGTTTGGGAAAACTTTGTAAATGTCATAGAGATGCGTTgtccatttttgtttttgtagttAGGGAGCTTGAATATTGAAGATATGCTCAATGCTGCATCACCTGGTATACGACGAAATATCAGTTATATCCAAGGCACGTATGTTGAGATTCCCTGAAGatgaactttattttttataactaatGTTGAGATCTCTTGAGTCTTCACAGGTTCTTCAATATATGGAGTCACCAGAATACAATAGGTTTACACATATAGTCCTCGATACTACTCCCACggttagtatatatatattctaagtCTGGAGTATTCCACTTGGtggatttttttataatttttgaatagtATTCTTGCAGGAACATACTCTGCGGCTTCTTTCTCTGTCCGATTTCTATGATTCTTCAATTGGCAAAATAAAGGTTTGagcattcagttttttttttttaatcctttTGTTATGTTTAGCTTAGCTTAGTTGTATTTGATATTCAGCTCAAGAAGAAGATCACTGCGGCAGCTTCAGCCTTTATGTCTGTCTTTGGTAAAAAGGAGATACAACAACAAAGACCTGTAAGTATAGGCATTTTCTCTTgaatcaattctttttttttcgatttcttctaaagattctttttttttgaaacagtcCAACGAGTTGGACCAACTGAAAGAGAGAATGGAGAAAGTTCTAAATGTTTTCAGTGAAGTGGACACTACTGAGTTTGTCATTGTAACCATTGCACCATTCTCTTACCTGTTCATAAGATCATTAGTTTACATGTGGTTACTGAGACGCTTAGCTTTATTCTTCTACCCCATTAAGGATAAATTTGAATAGAAGTCGGTCTCTCCTTCTGGCATATTCACTTGGTTATTACCTTTCCTTTTAGGTCATGGTAATAAACTGAGTCTTCGGGGTTACATGCAtctttaagaaaagaaaatgtgCCAGTTCACAAGTTTATTGTTAAACAGCTTCTCCCTCATTTTGAATTCGATTGTAAATTTTGCTCAGTGGGACGAAAGGTAACTCTAAGTTAACTCTGCAAGCAAACATTTGATTTGAAATAGCCATTTTATATACCTTCAATATGTGATATGGTTGTTGATATTTTCAGGAACAAACGCGTGTGCTCAGACTTATTCAGGACGATACGAAGCATTTGACTAGGGACATTTTGAACTCATGTTGCTACAAAAAGCAGCTTCACGGTTGGTATGAGCTATACAGTGACAACTAAATCTGTCTGAGTGTCAAATGCGTAGCAAATCCGTTCAAGCTGCAACTTGGattcttcttttactttttcttataatgtaatatattttatctttgCATTCAGACATGCATAATAGAAACAAACGCGTAGATATTAAGATGGACTGTTTGTCATTGCAGAGGTAGTTGGCAGAGCACAGTATGTAGAACTGGTAGATGGACCACGTTAGAGTTCATTTCGTATTCTATGTAACGCGTTTTCAACTGGTGGATTTGGCACAATCGACATTTTTCGTATAGTAGTAATTCATCTATTATTGATTTTATGTAACATAGACAACACAATTTGGCTTGATTATTCATTGAGAAAGTAAGGAAATAAGTTTGTCTCTCTCTTTGTTAGAGCCAATTCGAGTTGAGCACATTGTGTTTGAAGTGGATGTTTTGTAATAGAGAAATGCATCTTTGATTAGAATAATTTAAGTGATTTCCACCATCTTTGTTTTACTTTTACAACCAATCCGAATACGTAAAGCTTCCCCTATGATTcgattatataaaatttgaccgGTTTACTACGTTGAATATAAAATAGCCCTTAAAATGGAGACTATACACGTTCCTCTAACACTATGCAGCAAAGACAAGTACCTCTTGCGCTATATTTACATCTTCAACCAAATTTGCTACAAGAACTTTTTGCTTCAATAGCAAAGTGGAAGTATATCCCACCTAGGGTTTGTTTGTGAATGAGCTATACACATTTGATATCATGCGTTTTGATTGGAACCTAAGTTTCACCTAGGGTTTGTTGAAACAATCTTGATAACGGCCAGTTGTCATTGCAAATTTGCAATGATCACTTAAAGTATCAGTTGCACAACAGATGAAAGAAAATGAGATGTCTCGGAAGAAGAACTTGAGGAACCGCTTTTGTTTTAATGACAATCAAGTTCTCAATATGTTATTAGaagttatattattattttttttttcagcttttAGTTTGATACATAGCTTCTTAGATTATGGTTGTTGTGtttgataattaaaaaaaaaaattatggttgTTGTATAATCTATGACTTTCTCTTATACATGGCTTAGAAAGTGGTAAAAGAACGAAAAAGCAATCATACTATAACTAGACGAACTAAGTTATTTAATATAACTCATAGGCCACTATAGCAAATAGTTAACGTTATATACATAATTCATGAAAAAATTGGAGGTTGGATACCCGAGTGATATGTCAAGAAGATCCATAGAAACTGTCCAGTTTCCTAAATCTGCAAAACCTGACCTCATCAACCAAAGTGATCATTAAGTGAGtcaaaattctttttattttgttggtttCTTTATAtgagttgtgtttttttttttttggtttcttgaaCTGCAGCATGCCATACTTAATATGAAAGGAGTACTATGGAGCTAAAGCAGctataaatatagaaactaaggtttaatattttctaaataatttttttaacataaaataatagtttggaacCTTTAGAAAACaattaactttagtttttatatttttattttcatttgacatacaaaatatcaaaaaaaagtttatacaatttaaaattttctctaacaaggtaaataataaattaaactacaaataaaaaataaatcaaaaataaaagatcattgtaataaattgtcaataacagaaataaacaaacaccaaatcacatcaactgaTTTTAGTTCTTTCTACCATCAttcactttattttctttagGTGGTATAgtgaaattttcatcaaaatctaaaaaccacaaatataaaactgaaaaggaaaaacctaacttcttaattggaaacttagaatataaaacataatctaactacataattaaa contains these protein-coding regions:
- the LOC106376125 gene encoding ATPase GET3C-like, which encodes MLHHLVYDEISVISKVLQYMESPEYNRFTHIVLDTTPTEHTLRLLSLSDFYDSSIGKIKLKKKITAAASAFMSVFGKKEIQQQRPSNELDQLKERMEKVLNVFSEVDTTEFVIVMVIN
- the LOC106373208 gene encoding uncharacterized protein LOC106373208 — translated: MYLKKPNWSDGPSATPENPSESENGEETDAATMVVEELVTSLNTQRLYRELTLSLRTGLRDACAEFSFLRIRGLRSLLKTLRSIAESDSIIRLFSHTQTVSDLQLVPVLFRHSLKEAEDDRVTSLDHIFSVEPMKITSPSTDDEVAVALRVLEGCCLLHPQSTVLAHKHGAVRVMMNILSTRGVLEQGACLDALISILLDSSANQVDFGACNGIEEVAMLMRDKQADENLRLRCGEFLLLLVGHVNGKDRSPIASVNEDIRRLLGEKSASLIWAASQFGSTGDPEQRITALHIQAGRVLESLDLY
- the LOC106376127 gene encoding protein yippee-like At4g27745 — its product is MAQSVGPRLYSCCNCRNHVGLHDDIISKAFQGRTGRAFLFSHAMNIVVGPKEDRNLLTGLHTVADISCADCNEPLGWKYERAYESSQKYKEGKFIFEKAKIVKEEDW